The Paenibacillus sp. RUD330 genome has a segment encoding these proteins:
- a CDS encoding helix-turn-helix domain-containing protein, translating to MEMMFQTGSVELWRGAEGFANAPHIHEDWVQLTLPVQGSCEFIQDGKAWRLQPGSGLVQPPRALHHFRLEKGASVIILKCREDAVAAAAASGHPYEDMAKSFDAEALSRRFRVWSGQLMKAQLAGESDVRGTEQEVMAYMNGILSAAPGPEARQERPGARSAGLFLPAPGSRSTCAAGAAGASSGPEIPSAASPCMQKAVDFMKEGYAGRITIEELASIACLSRFHFIRTFRAETGLTPYQYLLRLRIEEAKDRLTRSSDSVSQISGELGFSSPSQFYRSFQKLAGTTPQAYRSR from the coding sequence ATGGAGATGATGTTTCAGACCGGATCGGTCGAGCTCTGGAGAGGCGCCGAAGGCTTCGCCAATGCGCCCCATATCCATGAAGACTGGGTGCAGCTGACGCTTCCGGTCCAGGGCAGCTGCGAGTTCATCCAGGACGGAAAGGCCTGGAGGCTGCAGCCAGGCAGCGGATTGGTGCAGCCGCCTCGGGCTCTGCATCACTTCCGGCTGGAGAAGGGGGCGTCGGTCATCATCCTGAAATGCCGGGAGGACGCCGTGGCGGCAGCCGCTGCCTCCGGCCATCCTTACGAGGATATGGCCAAGAGCTTCGATGCCGAAGCGCTGTCGCGCCGCTTCCGCGTCTGGTCCGGCCAATTGATGAAGGCGCAGCTCGCCGGGGAGAGCGATGTCCGCGGGACCGAGCAGGAAGTCATGGCGTACATGAACGGGATCCTCTCGGCCGCCCCCGGACCCGAAGCCCGGCAAGAACGGCCGGGCGCGCGATCAGCCGGGCTTTTCCTGCCTGCTCCCGGATCCCGCTCCACCTGCGCAGCGGGCGCTGCCGGAGCCTCTTCCGGCCCGGAGATTCCGAGCGCCGCCAGCCCCTGCATGCAGAAAGCCGTCGACTTCATGAAGGAAGGCTACGCCGGACGCATCACGATTGAAGAGCTCGCCTCCATCGCCTGCTTGAGCCGGTTCCACTTCATCCGGACGTTCCGGGCCGAGACGGGGCTGACGCCTTACCAATACTTGCTGCGGCTGCGCATCGAAGAGGCGAAGGATCGGCTCACCCGCTCTTCGGATTCCGTGTCCCAAATCAGCGGGGAGCTCGGTTTCTCCAGCCCCAGCCAGTTCTACCGCTCGTTCCAGAAGCTCGCGGGCACGACGCCGCAAGCCTACCGAAGCCGCTGA
- a CDS encoding ABC transporter ATP-binding protein, whose product MIIELNHVSWRREQRMLLQDISWQVKPGEHWALLGLNGSGKTTLLNIICGYIWPSEGSVEVLGERYGEVDLRELRKSIGWVSNSLQEKLYKTDRAQLVVISGKHATIGLYDKVREEDLETARELMAALGCAHLWDREYGTCSQGEKQKLLIARALMARPRILILDEPCNGLDLFSRERLLESIDGLARQHDAPSLIYVTHHTEEILPVFGHALLLRRGEVFRSGSTGDVLTDGILSRFFEAPVAVERHGDRYFVRAE is encoded by the coding sequence ATGATCATCGAATTGAACCATGTGTCGTGGCGAAGGGAGCAGCGCATGCTGCTTCAGGACATCAGCTGGCAAGTGAAGCCGGGAGAGCACTGGGCGCTGCTCGGCCTCAACGGGTCGGGCAAAACGACGCTGCTCAACATCATCTGCGGCTACATCTGGCCCTCGGAGGGTTCGGTCGAGGTGCTCGGAGAGCGGTACGGCGAAGTGGATCTGCGGGAGCTGCGCAAGTCCATCGGGTGGGTCAGCAACTCGCTGCAAGAGAAGCTGTACAAGACCGACCGCGCCCAGCTGGTCGTCATCAGCGGCAAGCATGCGACGATCGGGCTCTACGACAAGGTGCGGGAGGAGGACCTCGAGACGGCGCGGGAGCTGATGGCCGCGCTCGGCTGCGCCCATTTGTGGGATCGGGAATACGGGACCTGCTCGCAGGGCGAGAAGCAGAAGCTGCTCATCGCCCGCGCCCTGATGGCGCGCCCGCGCATCCTCATCCTGGACGAGCCTTGCAACGGCCTCGACCTGTTCTCGCGCGAGCGGCTGCTGGAGAGCATCGACGGCCTGGCGCGGCAGCACGACGCCCCCTCGCTGATCTACGTCACGCATCATACGGAGGAGATCCTGCCTGTTTTCGGCCACGCCCTGCTGCTTCGCAGAGGGGAGGTGTTCCGCAGCGGCAGCACGGGCGACGTGCTGACAGACGGAATCCTAAGCCGGTTTTTCGAGGCGCCCGTCGCCGTGGAGCGCCATGGCGACCGATATTTTGTCCGCGCGGAGTAG
- the yidC gene encoding membrane protein insertase YidC: protein MDTNKDRRSAVADELTNGRRKEAPRKRKFWSRPAKATAAAGSLLLLAGCGAKGTIDSDTPGFFNHYVVYPLSWVLEHLASFFSDNYGLALIAVTLLVRLVLMPLMLRQYRSQQIMKGKMKRMQPELEDLKARHTDKSAETMQKQQQEMMELYKKHGYNPLAIGCLPMLIQLPILTGLYYAIRMSPDLASHTFLWFQLGKPDIILPFLAAAVYFVQAKVSQRGVEQTDMQRQMSWIIYLSPIMMGFFSFTAPAALPLYWAVGGIIVILQTLLGQRLFRHLAEPGHPEAAESGPAAPGGLALAGGGASVPAAAGTGLPQQRQAARAKGSGGGSKPRGSSGGERGSGGSRQGRKPGKR from the coding sequence ATGGACACGAACAAGGACCGCCGCTCCGCGGTTGCGGATGAACTAACGAACGGCCGCCGGAAGGAAGCTCCGCGCAAGCGCAAATTCTGGAGCCGTCCGGCCAAGGCGACCGCCGCCGCGGGCAGCCTGCTGCTGCTCGCCGGATGCGGAGCCAAAGGAACCATCGACTCGGATACACCGGGATTTTTCAACCATTACGTCGTTTATCCGCTGTCTTGGGTGCTGGAGCACCTCGCTTCTTTCTTCAGCGACAACTATGGCCTCGCCCTCATCGCCGTCACGCTGCTTGTGCGTCTCGTGCTCATGCCGCTCATGCTGCGGCAGTACCGGAGCCAGCAGATCATGAAGGGCAAGATGAAGAGGATGCAGCCGGAGCTCGAAGACCTCAAGGCGCGCCATACGGACAAGTCGGCGGAGACGATGCAGAAGCAGCAGCAGGAAATGATGGAGCTGTACAAAAAGCACGGCTACAATCCGCTGGCCATCGGCTGCCTGCCGATGCTGATCCAGCTGCCGATCCTGACCGGGCTGTATTACGCCATCCGGATGAGTCCCGATCTGGCCAGCCACACGTTCCTGTGGTTCCAGCTGGGCAAGCCGGACATCATCCTGCCTTTCCTGGCCGCCGCCGTTTACTTCGTGCAAGCCAAAGTATCCCAGAGAGGCGTCGAGCAGACGGACATGCAGCGGCAGATGAGCTGGATCATATATCTCTCGCCGATCATGATGGGCTTCTTCTCCTTCACGGCTCCAGCGGCGCTACCGCTCTACTGGGCCGTCGGCGGCATCATCGTCATCCTGCAGACTCTGCTGGGGCAGCGGCTGTTCCGCCATCTGGCGGAGCCCGGACATCCGGAGGCGGCGGAGAGCGGTCCGGCCGCTCCCGGCGGGCTCGCGCTGGCGGGCGGCGGAGCGTCGGTCCCGGCGGCCGCCGGAACAGGCCTTCCCCAGCAGCGCCAAGCTGCCCGGGCCAAGGGCAGCGGCGGCGGCTCCAAGCCGCGCGGCAGCTCCGGCGGCGAGCGTGGCAGCGGCGGATCCCGCCAAGGGCGCAAGCCGGGCAAGCGCTAG
- a CDS encoding phosphotransferase translates to MEHAPGAVLAQGRTAQIRLYGQNRLLKIFKEGMPRAYAEFEFKAGRFAVKAGLPTPKPEQLLEWEDRPAIVYERLSGSTMLRRLAQKPWNLFRDAAHMARLHVAVHRTGAGPDSGLPCLKEALREKIEAAPILSPEEKAGVLAGLDKLPVGRQLLHGDLHPDNIMIDGRKGWIIDWMTASYGHPAADAARTVLMLRTGSLPEESSRAFELILTSVRRLLLSRYLRTYLRLSGLERGELEAWMPALAAARLTEWLPPDEKLSLAGIVRDSLRPA, encoded by the coding sequence ATGGAGCATGCACCCGGAGCGGTGCTGGCACAAGGCCGTACCGCGCAAATCCGTCTTTATGGGCAGAACCGCTTGCTGAAAATCTTCAAGGAAGGCATGCCGCGCGCCTATGCCGAGTTCGAGTTCAAGGCCGGACGCTTCGCGGTCAAAGCCGGCCTGCCCACCCCCAAGCCCGAGCAGCTGCTGGAATGGGAGGACCGCCCCGCCATTGTCTACGAGCGCCTGTCCGGCAGCACGATGCTGCGCCGGCTCGCTCAGAAGCCGTGGAATCTATTCCGCGATGCGGCCCATATGGCCCGTCTGCATGTAGCCGTGCACCGCACGGGCGCCGGACCGGACTCGGGGCTGCCCTGCCTCAAGGAAGCGCTGCGGGAGAAGATCGAAGCGGCGCCTATTTTGTCACCCGAAGAGAAGGCAGGCGTTCTCGCCGGCCTCGACAAGCTGCCTGTCGGCCGCCAGCTGCTCCACGGCGACCTTCATCCCGACAACATCATGATCGACGGCCGCAAAGGCTGGATCATCGACTGGATGACCGCCAGCTACGGCCACCCTGCGGCGGATGCCGCCCGCACCGTGCTCATGCTGCGCACGGGCTCGCTCCCGGAGGAGTCCTCCCGCGCCTTCGAGCTCATCCTGACCTCCGTCCGCAGGCTGCTGCTCTCCCGCTATCTGCGCACCTATCTGCGGCTCAGCGGCTTGGAACGCGGAGAACTCGAAGCCTGGATGCCGGCGCTTGCCGCCGCGAGGCTCACGGAATGGCTTCCGCCCGACGAGAAGCTGTCCCTTGCGGGCATCGTCCGCGACAGCCTGCGGCCGGCATGA